Proteins from a single region of Rhodovibrio salinarum DSM 9154:
- a CDS encoding ZIP family metal transporter, translating to MTNLEQALLFATIAGAAMPLGALAAVRERLQSDWLEAEFRHSVIAFGGGVLLAAIALVLVPEGVRDLPPWACLAAFAAGGIIAFIADRAIERRGGAAAQLMAMLLDFVPEALAMGAMLAQRSQAGVLLALLIGLQNLPEGFNAYRELQATRRHNPAMLIAAFVLLVPLGPAAAWIGMTVLEAHPYALSMIMLFAAGGILYLTFQDIAPQVRLDRHWAPPLGAVGGFLLGLAGSFIVA from the coding sequence GTGACCAACCTGGAGCAGGCGCTACTGTTTGCAACGATCGCCGGAGCCGCGATGCCGCTGGGCGCGCTGGCGGCCGTGCGTGAGCGCCTTCAGTCCGATTGGCTGGAAGCAGAATTCCGGCACAGCGTGATCGCTTTCGGGGGCGGGGTCTTGCTGGCTGCGATCGCGCTCGTGCTCGTGCCCGAAGGGGTCCGGGATCTACCGCCCTGGGCGTGCCTGGCAGCTTTCGCCGCAGGGGGTATTATCGCCTTCATAGCCGACCGGGCGATCGAACGCCGCGGCGGTGCGGCGGCGCAGTTGATGGCGATGCTGCTGGACTTCGTGCCGGAAGCGCTCGCCATGGGCGCGATGCTGGCGCAACGCAGCCAAGCCGGGGTACTGCTGGCCCTGCTGATCGGACTGCAAAACCTGCCCGAGGGATTCAACGCCTACCGCGAACTGCAGGCCACGCGTCGACATAATCCCGCAATGCTGATCGCCGCGTTCGTGCTGCTGGTGCCGCTCGGTCCCGCGGCAGCCTGGATCGGCATGACCGTGCTGGAAGCACACCCATACGCGTTATCCATGATCATGCTGTTCGCTGCGGGCGGCATCCTTTACCTGACCTTCCAGGACATCGCCCCGCAGGTCCGCCTCGACCGGCATTGGGCCCCGCCGTTGGGGGCGGTCGGCGGCTTCCTGCTCGGCCTCGCCGGTAGCTTCATCGTGGCGTGA
- a CDS encoding efflux RND transporter periplasmic adaptor subunit — protein MPKILALLIVCAGLVGGGYWAWSTYWPAAKSDSLTLYGNVDIRQVDLAFNAEGKIAEVLVEEGDTVAADQLLARLDGAMYDDLVAAAEARVAKSEAQLDELHAGTRQEEIARARAAVQQAEARVQETESTLARRRKLLATDNVSEQAFDEAQRAYDEAKAVLAQNRAELELAVKGPRTEKIRAAEAQLAFDRATLRLARERQDKTSLLAPTSGTILTRIREPGATVGPTTPVLTLAVRRPVRVRTYVGEMNLGRIEPGMAVTVTTDSFPDKRYQGRIGYISPTAEFTPKSVETPELRTDLVYRVRVLVDAPDEGLRQGMPVTVHVDAEGAGRPGDA, from the coding sequence ATGCCGAAGATACTCGCCCTCCTGATCGTTTGCGCCGGCCTTGTCGGGGGTGGTTATTGGGCGTGGTCGACCTATTGGCCGGCGGCGAAATCCGACTCGCTGACGCTTTATGGCAACGTTGATATTCGCCAGGTCGATCTGGCGTTCAACGCCGAAGGCAAGATCGCCGAGGTCTTGGTAGAGGAAGGCGATACGGTCGCGGCGGACCAGTTGCTCGCTCGCTTGGATGGCGCGATGTACGACGACCTCGTCGCCGCTGCCGAGGCACGGGTTGCGAAGAGCGAAGCGCAACTGGACGAACTGCATGCGGGCACGCGGCAGGAAGAGATCGCGCGCGCCCGGGCGGCGGTCCAGCAGGCCGAGGCGCGGGTGCAGGAGACCGAGTCCACTTTGGCGCGCCGGCGCAAGCTGCTGGCAACCGACAACGTCTCGGAGCAGGCGTTCGACGAAGCCCAGCGCGCCTACGATGAAGCCAAGGCGGTTCTGGCGCAGAACCGGGCGGAGTTGGAGCTTGCAGTAAAGGGACCGCGTACTGAGAAGATCCGCGCCGCCGAGGCGCAGCTGGCGTTCGACCGGGCGACCTTGCGCCTGGCCCGGGAGCGGCAGGATAAAACCAGTCTGCTTGCGCCGACCTCAGGCACGATTTTGACCCGTATCCGCGAGCCGGGCGCCACGGTAGGGCCGACCACACCCGTATTGACCCTGGCGGTACGTCGGCCGGTACGGGTGCGCACCTACGTCGGCGAGATGAACCTTGGCCGGATCGAGCCCGGTATGGCCGTGACGGTCACGACCGACAGCTTCCCGGACAAACGCTACCAGGGGCGGATCGGCTATATCTCGCCAACTGCGGAATTTACGCCCAAGAGCGTCGAGACTCCCGAGCTGCGTACGGATCTCGTCTATCGGGTGCGTGTGCTCGTCGACGCGCCGGACGAGGGCTTGCGCCAGGGCATGCCGGTGACGGTGCATGTCGACGCTGAGGGCGCGGGCCGGCCGGGCGACGCATGA
- a CDS encoding ATP-binding cassette domain-containing protein has product MSAAALSVDGLEKRFGQRGDPALAALTAQAKTGQITGVIGPDGAGKTTLMRLLAGLLSPSSGTIRIAGTAHPTPLGTLGYMPQQFGLYTDLSVQQNLDLYADLQGVQKQARAERFDQLLSFTGLGPFTDRLAGQLSGGMKQKLGLACVLIRRPKVLLLDEPSVGVDPLSRRELWDMVRAVAQDGMAVMWSTAYLDEAERCDDVWILDHGQLIARGPPDDFLAEVQGRCWRVALPERGRREVQARALRAPGVLDSQIQGRTLRLLLAAGAEPPTTADLGAVGAPELVTPRFEDAFVARLRAQAGDDHPPGTPKVPETAAAFVGDGPVIAARDLVKRFGDFTAVDRVSFEVAAGEIFGLLGPNGAGKSTTFRMLCGLLAASDGQARVAGYDLGHARAAARAKLGYMSQRFSLYGDLSVRQNLAFFAGVYGLAGRTARRAIADALESFALEPLSTTNAGALPLGYKQRLALACAVMHRPAILFLDEPTSGVDPLTRREFWARIAAMAEQGVTVLVTSHFLDEAEYCDRLAIMYQGRLIATGTPDHLKETYAGSREASLDDAFVALVQAQSRGQAGGGT; this is encoded by the coding sequence ATGAGTGCTGCTGCGCTCTCGGTCGATGGCCTTGAGAAGCGCTTCGGTCAGCGCGGCGATCCAGCGCTTGCCGCGCTGACAGCGCAGGCGAAGACCGGGCAGATTACCGGGGTGATCGGCCCCGACGGCGCGGGCAAGACCACTTTGATGCGTCTCCTCGCGGGCCTTCTAAGCCCGAGTTCGGGGACGATCCGGATCGCGGGTACGGCGCATCCGACCCCGCTCGGTACCTTGGGCTATATGCCCCAGCAGTTTGGCCTCTACACCGACTTGAGCGTGCAGCAGAACCTCGATCTCTACGCTGATCTGCAAGGCGTTCAGAAACAGGCGCGGGCCGAGCGGTTCGACCAGCTCTTATCTTTCACCGGTTTGGGGCCGTTTACCGACCGGTTGGCGGGCCAGCTATCCGGTGGCATGAAGCAGAAGCTGGGGCTTGCCTGTGTGTTAATACGTCGCCCTAAGGTTCTGCTGCTCGACGAGCCCAGCGTCGGCGTCGATCCGCTGTCGCGCCGCGAGCTGTGGGACATGGTGCGCGCAGTTGCCCAAGACGGCATGGCGGTAATGTGGTCGACCGCCTATCTGGACGAGGCCGAGCGTTGCGACGACGTCTGGATCCTGGATCACGGGCAGCTCATCGCACGCGGTCCGCCAGATGATTTCCTGGCCGAGGTACAGGGGCGGTGTTGGCGGGTTGCGTTACCCGAACGGGGCCGCCGGGAGGTGCAGGCGCGCGCGCTGCGGGCGCCTGGCGTGCTCGATTCCCAGATCCAGGGGCGCACGCTGCGTCTGCTATTGGCCGCGGGTGCTGAGCCCCCGACAACAGCCGATCTGGGGGCGGTCGGCGCGCCCGAGCTGGTCACGCCGCGTTTTGAGGATGCCTTCGTCGCGCGGCTGCGGGCGCAGGCCGGCGACGATCACCCGCCGGGGACCCCAAAGGTTCCGGAAACCGCCGCCGCATTCGTGGGCGACGGTCCGGTCATCGCCGCACGGGATCTGGTCAAGCGCTTCGGTGACTTCACGGCCGTTGACCGTGTTTCCTTCGAGGTTGCCGCCGGCGAAATCTTTGGCCTGCTCGGCCCCAATGGCGCCGGCAAGTCGACGACCTTCCGCATGCTGTGCGGTCTATTGGCCGCCAGCGACGGGCAGGCGCGGGTTGCGGGCTACGACCTGGGACATGCCCGCGCGGCCGCACGGGCCAAGCTGGGCTACATGAGCCAGCGCTTCTCCCTCTACGGCGATCTGTCGGTGCGGCAGAACCTCGCGTTCTTTGCCGGCGTCTATGGCCTTGCAGGCCGGACCGCCCGACGGGCGATCGCGGATGCGCTTGAAAGCTTCGCGTTAGAGCCGCTGAGCACGACCAATGCGGGCGCATTGCCGCTTGGCTACAAGCAGCGCCTTGCTTTGGCCTGTGCTGTGATGCATCGGCCGGCGATCCTGTTTCTGGATGAGCCGACCAGCGGTGTCGACCCGCTGACCCGGCGCGAATTCTGGGCCCGGATCGCCGCGATGGCGGAGCAGGGCGTAACGGTCCTGGTCACCTCGCACTTTCTGGACGAGGCCGAGTATTGCGACCGGCTCGCCATCATGTACCAGGGCCGCCTGATCGCAACCGGAACGCCCGATCATCTGAAGGAAACGTACGCGGGCAGCCGCGAGGCCAGCCTGGACGATGCCTTTGTCGCCCTGGTTCAAGCGCAATCGCGTGGGCAGGCGGGGGGCGGCACATGA